A genome region from Hevea brasiliensis isolate MT/VB/25A 57/8 chromosome 9, ASM3005281v1, whole genome shotgun sequence includes the following:
- the LOC110654910 gene encoding putative lipid-binding protein At4g00165 has protein sequence MGSKAGALLILLNLKFLACVSSHKVPACSPPKVPSPSPPTVPKKQAKCPADTLKFGVCGSWLGLVHEVVGTKPSKECCTIIKGVADLEAALCLCTAIKTNVLGGVKLQAPVAISLLLSACGKQVPEGFKCA, from the coding sequence ATGGGTTCTAAAGCAGGGGCTCTTTTAATTCTCCTTAATCTCAAATTTCTCGCTTGCGTTTCCTCACACAAGGTACCAGCATGTTCTCCTCCAAAAGTGCCGTCGCCATCACCTCCCACCGTACCAAAGAAGCAGGCCAAATGCCCCGCGGATACCCTGAAGTTTGGTGTTTGTGGCAGCTGGTTAGGGTTGGTTCACGAGGTTGTAGGGACTAAACCAAGCAAGGAATGCTGTACCATCATTAAAGGTGTCGCGGATCTTGAAGCTGCATTGTGCTTATGCACTGCTATAAAGACTAATGTACTAGGAGGTGTCAAACTTCAAGCACCTGTTGCTATTAGTTTGCTTCTTAGTGCATGTGGGAAACAGGTTCCTGAAGGCTTCAAGTGTGCATAG
- the LOC110654912 gene encoding vesicle-associated protein 1-3 → MTTGDLLNIQPTELKFPFELKKQSSCSMQLTNKSDKYVAFKVKTTNPKKYCVRPNTGIILPGTTCNVTVTMQAQKEAPHDMQCRDKFLLQSVAASDGATTKDITADMFNKEDGKVVQEFKLRVVYIPANPPSPVPEESEEGSSPRASVLENDNQDASLFEDVLRSLEEPKEKSSEEWSTISKLTEEKAAALKQNQQLRQELEQMRKQVSKNRAGGFSSSFVLLVGLFGILVGYLVKRT, encoded by the exons ATGACCACCGGAGATCTTCTCAACATTCAACCAACTGAACTCAAATTCCCAT TTGAATTGAAGAAGCAGAGTTCATGTTCTATGCAATTGACTAACAAGTCAGATAAGTACGTTGCTTTTAAG GTTAAAACGACCAATCCCAAGAAATACTGTGTTCGTCCCAACACTGGCATCATTTTGCCTGGGACTACTTGCAATGTTACAG TTACAATGCAGGCCCAAAAGGAGGCACCCCATGACATGCAGTGCAGGGACAAATTCCTTCTTCAAAGCGTTGCTGCTTCTGACGGTGCAACCACAAAAGATATAACTGCAGATATG TTCAATAAGGAGGATGGTAAGGTTGTTCAGGAGTTCAAACTGCGTGTAGTCTATATCCCCGCTAATCCTCCCTCACCTGTCCCAGAAGAATCTGAAGAAGGATCGTCTCCGAGGGCTTCTGTGCTTGAGAATGATAATCAAGATGCATCGTTGTTTGAAGAT GTATTGAGATCTTTAGAGGAGCCTAAAGAGAAATCTTCGGAG gAATGGTCTACCATTTCTAAGTTGACTGAGGAGAAAGCTGCTGCTCTGAAGCAAAATCAACAGCTACGGCAAGAACTG GAACAGATGAGAAAACAAGTAAGCAAAAATCGAGCGGGTGGCTTCTCTTCATCGTTTGTGTTACTGGTTGGTCTATTTGGTATCCTGGTTGGCTATCTTGTGAAGAGAACATAG
- the LOC110650780 gene encoding protein RGF1 INDUCIBLE TRANSCRIPTION FACTOR 1, translated as MLVSSHLLPHWLQVLLTEKFFNACIIHEEAKKNEKNIFCLDCCISICPHCLSPHSSHRLLQIRRYVYHDVIRLGDAQKLFDCAFVQSYTTNSAKVIFLNPRPQTRQFRGSGNVCGNCDRSLQDPYLFCSLSCKIDCIVRTKGVGGLSSFLFDCKFLSLPESGSDDGFMTPDSVLEPAASNRTSSSSGGYGGVGCRTIACTATTEIVRKKRSSLSACRPIFPRISEISAGLMNRRKKTPNRAPLY; from the exons atg CTGGTTTCTTCACATCTACTTCCTCACTGGCTTCAAGTTCTTCTCACAGAGAAGTTCTTCAACGCTTGTATAATTCACGAAGaagcaaagaaaaatgaaaagaacATATTTTGCTTGGACTGTTGCATCAGTATCTGCCCTCACTGCTTGTCTCCTCACAGCTCTCATCGACTCTTGCAG ATAAGAAGGTATGTATATCACGACGTTATAAGGTTGGGCGACGCTCAGAAGCTGTTCGACTGCGCTTTTGTTCAA TCCTACACCACTAACAGTGCAAAAGTGATATTTTTAAACCCGAGGCCGCAAACAAGACAATTCAGAGGCTCCGGCAATGTCTGCGGCAACTGTGACAGAAGTCTACAAGACCCTTATCTCTTCTGCTCTCTTTCCTGCAAG ATCGATTGTATCGTTAGAACAAAAGGTGTGGGTGGGCTTTCAAGTTTCCTCTTTGATTGCAAGTTTTTGTCCTTGCCCGAGTCGGGTTCAGACGACGGTTTTATGACTCCAGACTCGGTGCTTGAACCGGCTGCCTCAAACCGGACATCTTCTAGTTCAGGTGGGTATGGTGGGGTTGGGTGCAGGACAATTGCTTGCACTGCTACAACTGAAATTGTGAGAAAGAAAAGGAGTAGTTTATCGGCTTGCCGGCCAATATTCCCACGGATATCTGAAATATCGGCTGGTTTGATGAACCGAAGAAAGAAGACTCCAAACCGGGCTCCGCTTTATTGA
- the LOC110650781 gene encoding protein GRAVITROPIC IN THE LIGHT 1 — MTEMMDGTSPTPKAPPISEMFQKFALAFKTKTFEFFADESAAENPSDVDGFSLLDSAEDFISDQKVIILKPDQPLYQNSMSSPTPPREPLQLSHQSTINKPADQTQIKALNAQSAQMLISSIFATVSSFEASYLQLQTAHLPFNEESIKAADEALVSHLRSLSDFKQFYRDFCRNPDVGVALPIGSCLEAQVQENQSKLRVLGIASDHLQAGIDRKDNEVSALRKQLVDLQKSNFKLANRLSGNLNLPSSCDVLLSVRVFDSVLNDACRATHKFTKILIDLMRKAGWDLDLAANSVHADIEYAKTGHNRYAFLSYVCLGMFRGFDLKKFGLDEGDTEILCNGHVSDSVKTHSSLKQLLEHVSCSPVELLHRNPNCEFSKFCEKKYQELVHPTMESSIFSNLDKNEEVLNSWRSLRIFYESFVNMASAVWMLHKLAISFDPAFEIFQVERGVDFSMVYMEDITRRCNLPAKTRMKVGFTVVPGFKIGRIVVQSQVYLCGLKCTE, encoded by the coding sequence ATGACAGAAATGATGGATGGCACCTCACCAACTCCCAAAGCCCCACCAATATCCGAAATGTTCCAGAAATTCGCCCTTGCTTTCAAGACCAAAACCTTCGAATTCTTCGCTGATGAGTCTGCCGCCGAGAACCCCTCCGACGTCGACGGTTTCTCCCTCCTCGACTCAGCCGAAGATTTCATTTCCGATCAGAAAGTTATTATCCTCAAGCCTGATCAACCCCTCTATCAAAATTCAATGAGCTCTCCAACTCCACCGAGGGAGCCTCTACAATTATCTCACCAATCTACGATAAATAAGCCTGCGGACCAGACCCAGATCAAGGCTTTAAATGCCCAGTCCGCTCAAATGTTGATTTCTTCCATATTTGCGACTGTTTCTTCATTTGAAGCTTCGTACCTGCAGCTGCAGACTGCCCATCTGCCTTTCAATGAAGAGAGTATAAAGGCGGCGGATGAAGCTCTGGTTTCGCATCTTCGGAGTTTATCTGATTTCAAGCAATTCTATAGGGATTTTTGTAGGAATCCTGACGTCGGGGTAGCTTTGCCTATTGGGTCGTGCTTGGAAGCTCAAGTACAGGAAAATCAAAGCAAGCTGAGAGTTCTGGGGATTGCTTCGGACCATTTACAAGCAGGAATTGATCGAAAGGATAACGAGGTTTCGGCTTTAAGGAAGCAATTGGTCGACTTACAAAAGTCTAATTTCAAGTTGGCAAATAGGTTATCTGGTAATTTGAATTTGCCTTCATCTTGTGATGTTTTGTTGTCTGTTAGGGTTTTCGATTCTGTGTTAAATGATGCTTGTAGGGCTACACATAAATTCACTAAGATTTTGATAGATTTGATGAGAAAAGCTGGGTGGGATTTGGATTTGGCAGCGAATTCAGTTCATGCTGATATTGAATATGCAAAAACAGGGCATAATCGCTATGCTTTTCTCTCATATGTCTGTTTGGGCATGTTTCGAGGTTTTGATTTAAAGAAGTTTGGTTTGGATGAGGGTGATACTGAAATCCTTTGTAATGGGCATGTTTCTGATTCTGTTAAGACTCACAGTTCATTGAAGCAGTTGCTTGAGCATGTGTCTTGTAGTCCTGTGGAGTTGCTACATAGGAATCCCAACtgtgaattttcaaaattttgtgaAAAGAAGTATCAAGAACTTGTTCATCCAACAATGGAATCATCAATTTTCAGCAATTTGGATAAAAATGAAGAAGTTTTGAATTCATGGAGGTCACTTCGTATATTCTATGAGTCATTTGTTAACATGGCTAGTGCAGTATGGATGCTTCATAAACTGGCGATCTCATTTGATCCTGCTTTTGAGATTTTCCAGGTGGAAAGAGGGGTTGATTTTTCAATGGTATATATGGAAGATATAACTAGAAGATGCAACTTGCCAGCTAAGACCCGGATGAAGGTGGGGTTCACAGTAGTTCCAGGATTTAAGATTGGGAGAATAGTTGTTCAGTCCCAGGTCTATTTATGCGGCTTGAAATGTACAGAATAG
- the LOC110650779 gene encoding axial regulator YABBY 1 produces MSSSSAAFTPDHLSPSEQLCYVHCNFCDTVLAVSVPCSSLYKTVTVRCGHCTNLLTMNMRSLLLPATNQLHLGHAFFNPQNILEEIRSAAPPNMLINQPNPNEPIMPGRGGMEELPKPPVVNRPPEKRQRVPSAYNRFIKDEIQRIKAGNPDISHREAFSAAAKNWAHFPHIHFGLMPDDQPVKKTNVLQQEGEDVLMKDGLFAPANMPY; encoded by the exons ATGTCCTCCTCATCAGCTGCCTTTACACCGGACCACCTCTCTCCCTCCGAGCAGCTCTGTTACGTCCATTGCAACTTTTGTGACACTGTCCTCGCG GTGAGCGTCCCTTGCTCTAGCTTGTACAAGACTGTCACCGTTCGATGTGGTCACTGCACCAACCTCTTGACCATGAACATGCGTAGCCTGCTTCTTCCTGCGACTAACCAGCTCCACCTTGGCCATGCCTTCTTCAATCCGCAGAATATCCTG GAGGAGATCCGGAGCGCAGCACCACCAAATATGCTGATAAATCAGCCCAACCCAAATGAGCCAATAATGCCGGGGCGAGGAGGAATGGAGGAGCTCCCTAAGCCACCTGTGGTTAATAGAC CTCCGGAGAAGAGACAGAGAGTCCCATCTGCCTACAACCGCTTTATCAA GGACGAGATCCAACGCATCAAAGCCGGAAATCCTGATATAAGCCACAGAGAGGCCTTTAGTGCAGCTGCAAAGAAT TGGGCACACTTCCCACACATCCACTTCGGACTCATGCCTGATGATCAACCCGTGAAGAAAACTAATGTGCTCCAACAG GAAGGAGAGGACGTTCTCATGAAAGATGGATTATTTGCTCCTGCCAATATGCCCTACTAA